From Pleurocapsa minor HA4230-MV1, one genomic window encodes:
- a CDS encoding Arc family DNA-binding protein has product MPNITIKNIPENLLQKIKESSVNNRRSMNAEIIFRLEQGLVENKRKKLSLDKIRSLRATTQQHFLTEVELTKIKDEGRA; this is encoded by the coding sequence ATGCCCAACATAACTATTAAGAATATCCCTGAAAATCTTTTACAAAAAATTAAAGAAAGTTCTGTTAATAACCGTCGAAGTATGAACGCAGAAATCATTTTTCGACTAGAGCAAGGATTAGTTGAAAACAAACGTAAAAAACTGAGCTTAGATAAAATACGCTCTTTGAGAGCTACTACACAACAGCATTTCCTGACAGAAGTAGAGTTGACCAAAATTAAAGATGAGGGTAGAGCGTGA
- a CDS encoding type II toxin-antitoxin system VapC family toxin, giving the protein MIVADTNLIAYLFIEGEFTLQAESIYQFDPDWVAPYLWRSEFRNILTLYLRKKILSLAESRAIADLAEDLLLNNEFELNSDAILDLAFFSSLSAYDCEYVVLAQKLGIKLITNDKKILRLFPDLTINLATFEKREN; this is encoded by the coding sequence GTGATTGTCGCAGACACCAATCTGATTGCCTACTTATTTATTGAGGGAGAATTTACTCTTCAAGCAGAATCGATCTATCAATTTGATCCTGACTGGGTTGCCCCGTATCTTTGGCGTTCTGAGTTTCGCAATATATTGACTCTTTATCTAAGAAAAAAAATTTTATCTTTAGCAGAAAGTAGAGCGATCGCCGATTTGGCAGAAGATCTTCTTTTAAATAACGAATTCGAGCTAAATTCAGATGCTATTTTAGATTTAGCTTTTTTTAGCTCTTTGTCAGCCTATGACTGTGAATATGTAGTGTTAGCTCAAAAACTAGGAATTAAGCTGATAACTAACGATAAAAAAATACTCCGCCTCTTTCCCGATCTGACTATCAACCTAGCAACATTTGAAAAGCGCGAAAATTAA
- a CDS encoding GIY-YIG nuclease family protein, translating into MIDDFSLDKLPSINLLNRDKLPQRAGIYFAVDDKKRLLYVGKAQNLYKRWLNHHRFAQLEKINKKNTIMLKWYECENKEEILTSLENYFIETYFPELNQTKVELKRIIPAEITLRETLVKISKYVIICGYEENSIIFGLPTVFLKYDSLSYNPARILRRIFNADSKKGYLKWSYYSRRQTTPIWQTKCNGIAIVIGCDMNINYYIQHGQITTLAGISLLSLAEENYQQCILERDWSQSYHPNIEAYDKDPISLLWSKNLTFNQLDAKTIKKFNQKRTESKIGKGRVRGKQIEVYCEAIGRGKFAIKAYQEAIDWFGGCEILGLEKADYTSSKINSAPKWFKSHKITVRILEESSYRSLSAPISAANHAELEQRLEQIRQISPWHQKIKFKP; encoded by the coding sequence ATGATTGATGACTTTAGTTTAGATAAATTACCTTCAATAAACCTTTTAAATAGAGATAAATTACCGCAAAGAGCAGGTATCTATTTTGCTGTTGATGACAAAAAGCGATTGTTATATGTTGGAAAAGCACAAAATCTTTATAAAAGATGGTTGAATCATCATAGATTCGCTCAGCTAGAGAAAATTAATAAAAAAAATACCATTATGCTGAAATGGTACGAATGTGAAAACAAAGAAGAAATTCTTACTTCACTAGAAAATTATTTTATCGAGACTTATTTTCCTGAACTCAATCAAACAAAAGTTGAATTAAAGCGAATAATTCCTGCCGAAATAACTTTAAGGGAAACATTAGTTAAAATATCTAAATATGTGATTATTTGTGGTTATGAAGAAAATAGTATTATTTTTGGATTGCCAACAGTATTTTTGAAATATGATTCACTTTCTTATAATCCCGCAAGAATTCTCAGAAGAATATTCAACGCCGATAGTAAAAAAGGCTATTTGAAATGGAGTTATTATAGCAGAAGGCAAACTACTCCTATTTGGCAAACCAAATGCAATGGAATAGCTATAGTAATAGGTTGTGACATGAATATTAATTATTATATTCAGCATGGACAAATTACAACCTTAGCTGGGATTTCGTTATTAAGTCTTGCAGAAGAAAACTATCAGCAGTGCATTTTGGAGCGAGATTGGTCGCAATCTTATCATCCGAATATAGAAGCATATGATAAAGATCCGATTTCTCTATTGTGGTCAAAAAACTTAACATTTAATCAACTTGACGCAAAAACTATTAAAAAATTTAATCAAAAAAGAACCGAATCAAAAATAGGAAAAGGTAGAGTTAGAGGTAAACAAATAGAAGTCTACTGTGAAGCTATTGGTAGAGGAAAATTTGCAATAAAAGCTTATCAAGAAGCAATAGATTGGTTTGGTGGTTGTGAAATATTGGGATTAGAAAAAGCTGATTATACATCCTCAAAAATCAACTCTGCTCCCAAGTGGTTTAAATCTCATAAGATCACAGTGAGAATTTTAGAAGAAAGTAGCTACAGATCATTATCCGCTCCAATTAGTGCAGCAAATCATGCCGAATTAGAACAAAGACTAGAGCAGATAAGACAAATTAGCCCTTGGCATCAAAAAATTAAGTTTAAACCGTAG
- a CDS encoding 2-phosphosulfolactate phosphatase family protein, protein MKLFVYHTPERTPTDRLPDCAVVIDVLRATTTIATALDAGAEAVQTFSNIEELMRQAESWSADKRLRAGERGGMTVEGFEMGNSPLACKPSVVKDKRLFLTTTNGTRALQRVEHSPQVITAAQINRRAAVNYLLETQPETVWIIGSGWEGDYSVEDTACAGAIAQSILQQSDTSLLDLFGNDEVIGAIALYEQWKDNLLNVFRQCSHGQRLLKLNGDEDLDYCSQTDILDVLPIQKQPGVLVKY, encoded by the coding sequence ACCTGATTGTGCGGTAGTTATTGACGTTTTAAGAGCAACCACCACCATTGCCACTGCTCTTGATGCTGGCGCTGAGGCTGTTCAAACATTTAGTAACATAGAAGAACTGATGCGTCAAGCGGAATCGTGGTCTGCGGATAAGCGTTTGCGAGCAGGAGAAAGAGGTGGTATGACGGTAGAAGGCTTTGAGATGGGCAATTCTCCCCTCGCCTGTAAACCTTCCGTAGTCAAAGATAAACGATTATTTCTAACTACAACTAATGGGACTCGCGCTCTGCAACGAGTCGAACATTCACCCCAAGTAATCACCGCAGCGCAGATCAATCGCCGAGCAGCAGTTAATTATTTACTAGAAACTCAACCAGAAACCGTGTGGATTATCGGTTCAGGTTGGGAAGGAGACTATTCCGTAGAAGATACAGCTTGTGCAGGAGCGATCGCCCAGTCGATTTTACAGCAAAGTGATACGTCTTTGCTCGACCTATTTGGGAATGATGAGGTGATTGGTGCGATCGCTCTTTATGAACAGTGGAAAGACAATCTCTTAAATGTTTTTCGTCAGTGTAGCCATGGACAAAGGCTATTAAAACTTAATGGAGATGAAGATCTTGATTACTGTTCTCAGACTGATATTTTAGATGTTTTACCAATTCAAAAGCAGCCTGGAGTTTTAGTTAAGTACTGA